From a single Thalassophryne amazonica chromosome 7, fThaAma1.1, whole genome shotgun sequence genomic region:
- the LOC117513512 gene encoding C-C chemokine receptor type 1-like: protein MEDVQTLSEALPPPPCSLMVGTSHASVFCCLLSAPVYRWPLLCLLFVSMSLVPVSSLRCMLLHPTITNDSEYVNGTAEYDYSSYYNGLDDFSPCSNANAKDFSRVLLPTLYSLVFILGFTGNGLVVCILVKHRKQINLTDLCLLNLALADLFFVFSLPLYSHYAAVGQWVFGDVMCHLASGFHNTGFFSSVFFMVAMTLDRYMVIIHNLKVSRYRTLKLGIGLTVLIWILSLFVSVPNFLFTKVTNESWCHDNSGSDTWEMYNLLATNLLGFVIPLLMMVICYSRIIPILMNMRSIKKHRIIKLIFTIVIVFFIFWIPYNIVLFLKFLQARKILSDSCSMRENIMMSAGMTEAIAYSHCCLNPIIYAFVSHKFMQRSVQLLKEWLPWIHFSSNTNYSESTYRKSSVMSRSSDVTSTFNV, encoded by the exons ACACTGTCTGAGGCTTTGCCTCCTCCACCCTGCAGCCTCATGGTTGGTACTAGTCATGCCTCTGTTTTCTGCTGCCTCCTGTCGGCCCCTGTCTATCGCTGGCCTcttctctgcctcctctttgtGTCAATGTCGCTGGTTCCTGTATCCTCCCTGCGCTGCATGCTCCTCCATCCCACCATCACCA atgacagtgAATATGTTAATGGCACGGCGGAGTACGATTACTCAAGCTATTACAATGGATTGGATGACTTCTCCCCATGCAGCAACGCCAATGCGAAGGACTTCAGCAGGGTGTTACTGCCAACTCTGTACAGTTTGGTTTTCATCCTTGGATTCACAG GTAATGGCCTTGTGGTGTGCATTCTGGTGAAGCACCGCAAACAGATCAACTTGACGGACCTCTGTCTTCTCAACCTGGCACTTGCTGACCTGTTCTTCGTCTTCTCGCTGCCTCTGTACAGCCACTACGCTGCTGTCGGGCAGTGGGTATTCGGAGACGTTATGTGCCATCTTGCCTCCGGTTTCCACAACACAGGATTCTTCAGCAGTGTATTCTTCATGGTCGCCATGACACTGGATCGCTACATGGTCATTATCCACAATCTAAAGGTTTCACGCTACCGCACGTTGAAGCTCGGCATCGGATTGACCGTGCTCATCTGGATCTTGAGTTTGTTTGTCTCTGTGCCAAATTTTCTGTTCACAAAGGTGACGAATGAGTCCTGGTGTCATGATAACTCAGGAAGCGACACTTGGGAAATGTATAACCTGTTGGCGACAAACCTTTTGGGTTTTGTCATTCCCTTGCTGATGATGGTCATTTGCTACTCCAGGATCATCCCCATTCTGATGAACATGAGGAGCATCAAGAAGCATCGCATTATCAAGCTCATTTTCACTATTGTGATTGTCTTCTTCATTTTCTGGATCCCGTATAACATTGTCCTCTTCTTAAAGTTCCTGCAAGCTAGAAAAATCTTGTCAGACAGCTGCAGCATGCGTGAAAATATTATGATGTCTGCAGGAATGACTGAGGCGATTGCGTACAGTCACTGCTGCCTGAACCCCATCATATACGCCTTTGTGAGTCACAAGTTCATGCAGCGTTCTGTGCAGCTGCTGAAGGAGTGGTTGCCTTGGATTCATTTTTCTTCCAACACAAATTACTCAGAAAGTACCTACAGGAAAAGCTCAGTCATGTCCAGGTCCTCTGATGTTACCTCGACTTTTAACGTGTAG
- the LOC117514707 gene encoding C-C chemokine receptor type 2-like — translation MMALNMTTTENTTFMYIYDIDYNDSSPEDVSSDLSNGSMVLPVILYILFFLGVLGNATVLWVLLRFMKMKTMTDICLLNLAVSDLILAVSLPLWAHNSQNLTSCKLKTGIYQLGLYSGTMLVTLMSVDRYLAIVHAVATMRTRTLCCGAVASLIIWIVSASLTIPLVIFVAVEFDQDNSSCQPVYPAESEQSWKKLRNFSENTVGLFLCLPIMIFCYVKILVVLHTSRNSNKDKAMKLIYTIVCVFVVCWVPYNILVFLETLQLFGILNSFEATKKISSAMGVAELIALSRCCINPVIYAFVGEKFRKSLCRMLSRYPCLKYKSSQPFSLRDTTEKETSNTPVRSDY, via the exons ATGATGGCACT CAATATGACCACGACAGAAAATACCACATTCAtgtacatttatgacattgattaCAATGACTCCTCTCCTGAAGATGTCAGTTCTGATCTGTCCAATGGGTCTATGGTCTTACCAGTTATCCTCTACATCCTGTTTTTTCTCGGAGTACTAG GAAACGCCACCGTTCTGTGGGTTCTTCTCCGGTTCATGAAAATGAAAACGATGACAGACATCTGCCTCCTGAATCTGGCCGTGTCAGATCTCATACTGGCTGTTTCTCTACCCCTCTGGGCCCACAATTCTCAGAACCTTACATCGTGCAAACTGAAGACAGGAATCTATCAG TTGGGGCTCTACAGTGGCACAATGCTTGTGACCCTAATGAGTGTGGACCGTTACCTGGCCATTGTTCACGCTGTGGCAACCATGCGGACCCGCACACTTTGCTGCGGAGCTGTAGCAAGTCTTATTATTTGGATTGTATCTGCCAGTCTAACAATCCCTCTGGTGATATTTGTAGCTGTGGAGTTTGACCAAGATAACTCCAGCTGTCAGCCAGTGTACCCCGCTGAGAGCGAGCAGTCGTGGAAGAAGCTACGGAACTTCAGTGAAAACACAGTGGGCCTATTCCTGTGCCTTCCCATTATGATTTTCTGCTATGTGAAAATCCTCGTCGTACTGCACACATCCAGGAACTCCAACAAAGACAAAGCCATGAAGCTGATATATActattgtgtgtgtttttgttgtgtgctGGGTGCCCTACAACATCCTGGTTTTCCTTGAGACTCTGCAGCTCTTTGGCATTCTGAACAGCTTTGAGGCAACAAAAAAGATCAGCTCTGCCATGGGTGTAGCTGAGCTCATTGCACTGTCTCGCTGCTGCATAAATCCAGTCATCTATGCATTTGTAGGGGAGAAGTTCAGGAAATCCCTATGCAGAATGCTGTCCAGATACCCTTGCTTGAAGTACAAGAGCAGCCAGCCTTTCAGCCTAAGGGACACCACAGAAAAAGAGACCTCAAACacacctgtgagatcagattattAA